Sequence from the Mobula hypostoma chromosome 11, sMobHyp1.1, whole genome shotgun sequence genome:
ccttTTTACCAACACTTGATCCACAGGCTTCTATGTACAGGTAATTCACATACTGGTCTAAATACTTCTCCAATGTTGACAGACACAGGCAGAATGTTCCATCTTCCAAATACTCTCTGAGCTAAGTAGTTCTTGATAAGATTTTTTAAACTTCTTTTCCATTAGTCTAACCTTTGACGCACTTGCTTTCCATAACTCTGTTTCAAGGAAGTTTACTATCTATTCCCCTTTGAACTGCTTAATACTACATTCATTGTGTATGTCCTTGCCTTATTGTTCCTCACAAAGTACTTTACCTTACACTTATCAAGATTTAATTATCTTTCATTGGTCTGCCCATCTTACCAACTGATGGAGAGTTCGTAGAGTCctgtagcatggaaacaggtccgtCAGACCAAATGGTCAATGCCAAACAAGATGCCTCATCCAAGCTCACCCTATTTGTCAGCTTTTGGTCCATAAATTTCTAAATCTTTTctctccatgtacttgtccaacaGGCTTCTTAAGTTGTTATTGTCCTGACTTcaatcactttctctggcagcttgttctacatatgtactaccctctgtgtaaaaccaGTTGCCCCTCAACTTGCTATCAAAActtccccctttcaccttaaaccaatgGCCTCTTGAttcttggttcttgattccccaccCGTGAGGAAAAAAATACTATGTGCAGTCACCataactatgcccctcatgattttatacacctttacAAGATAACATCTGTTTCCTACATGCCAAGAAAACTAAGCCCTAGCCTGTCCAACATCTCAACAGTTCCTCCATTCCTTttgaattttttctgcactctttccagctttatGGCATCTTTTCTAACAGCAGGTCTGACACAACTGCATACAATTTCCCCAAGTACTGCCTCACCAATATTTTCCCAATCATACCCTAACATCCCATATTCAGTGTATTAACTGAAGGAGGTCAGAGTGCCAAAAGACCTGCACCACCATCACTGAAACCACTAATTTCAGTGTGAACATCACCATTTATGGTTTTCAATTCAAATTGCCAAAATGTATACAAATAAGGGTCCCAAGTACAATACCTGGGATATAATATTGGCCCCGGGCATCAAAGCAGCAAAAGTCTACCTTCCATCATTACCCTCCATCTATTACGCAGCCAGTTTTGGATATAAATTTGCCAGTTTGCCTTGGACCAATTCTCCAAATGGAATTTAAGTCTTTAAGACCTTGTAAAGTACAACTGCAATGCCCTCCATTCTTTGTCATCCCTTCGAATAATTCAAACAAGCTAGAGAGATAGGATCACTCCTAAACATCTTGAGTATTTTTTGATTAATCCCCGCCTTTCCAAGATTACATCGACCTTGTCCCTCATTTtctcaacttcccaactcttgacaTAAGAATCAGtcattatacacacacacacacacagctgcacCTACCAACCGTTGCTCTGAGTaggattttattttaaatatataaataacctGAAAACCACGTGGCACTctaaattttttttgtaataactgtatgcatactatgaatatttagaatgaaaattgaagaaTCAtacacttttgattttatttattaattgaaaggtataatgaaatacagtacaaaaatCTTTCATGTTTCGTAAACTTTTTCTAGCTGCATCTAATTCCAGCTGCGCAATAACAAAGGCTACGTGCGTGGGACCATTTTAGTTACTGCGCAGTcctgcagcttagagggaacagcaATCACAAGTCTGTTAAGCACCCACCTTATCCCTGCTGCCCTTGTATAAATGGTACCACAATTGCTGTCTTCTGGTCATGTGCCACCTTACCTGCAACGAGATTTAAAAGCTGTCATGGCCACACCTATCTCTTCACTTGCCTCCATTAATAGCTTTGTTTACATCTTAGAGACTTGGGTCTATCCATCTTTAACCTCCAAGACATCCAAAACATCCTCCTGATTGATAAAAATATTCTCAAATTTCACAATCCTCTTCCCTGAACACCCAACTATTAGAGAAGCATCCATTGAAAACCTCATCTTTCTTCTAATTCCAGGTACTTACCACTCCTTGCTCCTAATGGGCCCTACTTTTTCCCCAGTTATCATTTTGCCCTTAAATTACTTCGAGATTTTCATTAATCACATCTACCAATGATATTTTACAGCTCTTAAACCTCAATGTTGTTTTGTAACCAAAAACATCACCCTCAAACATGTTCTATACTCTTGCAGGATTTCCTCATTTTCTGTTTTCTACAGTTACAACAATGCTTTTTACTTTTCATCCAACCCTCCACAATCTTTGTCCAAAGAATGCTGAATGTCTTGCTGTCCTTTCACATGTCACAAGCAAATTTAAAACTGCAGGTGCATCCAGCCTGCTTCTACTGGGTCTTGTCTATGATATTGCTATCAACCTTCTCTCACAACTACACTTACTCTTTATATTTAACTATGTCAATGGCTGTCATCTCCAAAAAGCAGTCCTTCCACTGCCACTTCAATCACTTGCTCAGCTACATTCTCCAAAGTCCAATACAGTCCCTTCCCTAGGACTAGGTACTGGATCAAAAACGCTCTCCTCTCACAACTCAAAAAAATCCATCCCAGTACCACTATAACCACATTAATCTTACTCCTACtcctatctgccacttttctacATAACTGCTCCTCCGAACATTAAGAGACATTTAGTAAAATACGTAGCAAAGCAATTAGCCTCTTTGTTCCTTAGTTCCACCTATATGGCTTTACTCTGAGGATATCACTCATTACTGAAATAACATTCCTTAAAAATATAACAATACCACCTCTTCTTTTACACCACCAAAGATACTATACCCTGGAATTTTGAGTTGCTAATGCTGTCCTTTCAACCACATCTGACAACAATATCATATCCCCAATGCTAAGTTCAGTTTTACTAGCCCAACTTCTTGCATTAGATGCATTTTAGTCTCACACTTCTTCCACATGCTTTATGTCCATATGCCTGCACTGTCCACTGGACTGATTTCATTTTCCTATTTTTGTATGTACCTGCCCCTCAGCTGTTCATCTGATATTGATCCAGTCCAAACTAATGCCAACATTAAAAGCCAAGCAgttagcccccaccccccccaccaagaTTGTGCAAACAGACAATACACTACTAAAGAACACATTCCATCTGAAAGGTACAATGCATCCAACTTTTGTGAAATATTACATGACTATGAAAATAGCATACTAACAATGCTACAATCAAACTTCAAGATAGAGTACACTGAGTGACAGCAATTCATTTGAAGATAGGAAAAGGCACCAAGACACTTTTTAGTCAATGATTACTAATAAATTTAATAATTAAGTGTCAAGGCAAAGGAGGCACAGAGAAAATAATAAGTCTTCCACTAAATTAATCAACCTTTATTCTAGCACCAGAAGCTATACAAGGCTGTAGTAGGATCAAACTTCAAAGAGTTGATGTAGAGACAGTATCAGGATTGTTGTGTGCATCTTTCCAGCGATCCAGTTCAAAGGACAAATCACAAACCAAGTTATTCATCCGTTGAACTTGTACTCACAGTCAAACCCAAAAAAAATCACGAGTTTATCAGATTCCGAACTTTTACATAACAGATCcaccttctgaaatgcctggtcaGAGCATTCTGTATAGTTGAGCATGCTAATGTCTGTGTGGGTACATTCTGCAGGCACATGACCAGACATAGCTAGGCACACCCAGCTGCCATGAGGATATTTAGGAAAATATTACCACAGTTCTGTAAATTATACCTGTAAGTTTGTCAGTTAAAAGTGAAATGCAAGAATTAAATACTCATCTTTACATATACACAAGTTATGCTGTGAAAGCATATTTGTTTACAAACATATAAAAATACTTGTTAACTAGTTTGATAAGAAAATAATGTATAAAAGTATATAGAAAAACATTTAATCATCTTCATCAATGGAAGAATCAATCCCATCTCTTTATATAACATGAGGAAAAACAACTACACTTTAGCACTTTGAATCCCTTATCCCAAAATACAGTCACATCAAAGGAAGACAAATAGAAGACTTGGAACTCCTCAACAATGATGTGagattggtttaaaaaaaacaaaacaaaagaaaaatgttcATATCCAGTGAGATCACAGGTGTTTGGCCACATTGATTCCCAAAAATCTCTCTGGACTGCTTAAAATAAATACAGTAGACTGACTGGATTTGGCCACTGGAACAAACTGCAGCATTGCACAAAACTCAGACTCTTACCAACAAGTGTTATTTAAGGCTTATTCTATGTATTTTATCcagggcaaagaaatgacaaattCACGCCTCCTTGTTGCCCTTCTCTTATCATATGACAGTTAATTTTCTTGGAAATCATGGATCCTTATGTACAATAATGATTAACGCATAATTATAGCATTAAAAGTTAAATGGCACTGTGGACAAGACATGTAAGCATGGATTTTAAACACTTCAAGGCAAATTAGCTCAaatcaattttctacattctgaATTTTTTCTCCTATCAAATAGAAATATCATTCCTGAAACAAATAGAAATATGACATTTAAGTAGCAGCCTTAGTGTTTATATTCCTTAAACTTCACCTCCTGCCTTGGGGGCAAGAGAGGTGACAAAATGTCCCCACCAGCCCCTCCCCAATCAAGTGCACATCACagccagctttttttttaaattagactAAGGCAATCTGCGACCAAATCGTAAGCATGCAGTAAAGAGGCAATATTGATTGacacaaatgtttttttttgaaggcAGAAATGGGGGCAGGTGGTTTGGCAGCTGTTGAGAGCAGACAAACCAGCATCTCTCAGATTAAAACACAGTGGCAGCCACTACTGTCTTTTTCATTCCGTGATGGTTCAGGAGAAGGAGGGCATTCCTGCTCTTGAAATCTCCTGCAGGGAAATAAAATAAGCAAGTTAATTTCTGCTCAAGTGAAAGCAGGTTTCTGTTTAAATAATGAGCAATTGCTAAACAAAAGTGGATCCTAATGTGGCCAGGGCAGGATATTGAAACCAAATCCAATTTGTCCTCGCTATTTCCTTATATCCTTACATATCCCCTCAAAATGCATCAAATACTCTTCCAAAATGTATGAATCAATCTACAGCACAACTTCAGGAAGTCCAGTCCAGGGTACAGTTTAATGCACCGAAAAATACTGATTTCCCTGCTAATACTCTAGAAAATCTTGAATCTGCATCATCTGTTAACCAGTCTTCTACTAGTAAAAATAGCCTTCATTATCAAAACCATTTCTGAGAACTTCATTTATTAAATCTCCCCATAATCTATCTTGTTTTCCTTAAACTTCAGTATTAACCTCAGCTTCATAAATTATTCCAGATAAGCAAGCTTCATTATCAGTAATGCTATTCTGGTAAGTCACTTATGAAATGACTGCGTGCATAAGGTGTGGTGCTCAACTGTACAATCAGCTTGGGTTTGGACTTCCACATCTTTACTGAAAATACATGGGATCAGGCATAAAAGCCTTACCAACTCCTACCTTTAATGATATGTGCACACAACCTACACCATAAAGCAACTGTTTCATTTTGCTTATTGCATCTCCTAATTCTTCATTCCAAAATTCATTAGTTCACTTTCTACATTAAAATCAATGCATATCACTGGCTATTGTCCAGTCAATAGAGGGGACAACACATGGTTTTCTAGATTACCActtcactttatttatttagtgtggaacaggctcttctaaCCCTTCAAGCTGGGATGTACAGCAACCctttgatttaaccctagcctaatcacaggataatctacaatgaccaatttacttTCTAAACAGTATGTCTTTTGACtgtggaaggaaagtggagcacctgaAGAAACAAGtgcgcgtgcgcacacacacataggaagaaacatacaaacttgcttacagaggatgtcAGAATTGAAGCTAAACGCTACACTGCTGTGGTGCCCATAGTAGACTAAGGCAGCAGACAATTTTAAATCTAGTATCATCCAAAAGGAAGGGCTTAATCAATCAAGCTGCTCCAGGAACCTTATACACAGAGGTGatagaatacatttttttaaaaaaatagaaattaaatccAAAATCAGAATCTTAAATCTGAACAGCTTTTTATACAAAACTTGTGGAAGGATTTCAATTGACATTGACATCTCTTCCAGTGTAATTTTACCTGCTTCACAAATATCCCTGTCAAGGGAAAGATACCTTACATACATCATCATTTATTCCTACCTTATAACTCGAACTAGTTCATGAAAAGCCTGGTCTACATTCAAACGAATTTTAGCTGAAGCCTCCATGTATGTTACTTTGAGCTGCCTCGCAAGTTGCAGCCCTTCCTCTGTCGTTATCTGCAAATGAAAGATACATTAAATATGCCAAGTCTGTGCACAGTACAACACTGACAAAACTGTTCACTTGTTGGAGCAAGTGCATATACTGGAGAACAGAAGTAGTACTTAGTAAAATTGTGAACTGAATCCCAGAAACAGATCAAAATAACAAGTTATGCATTCACATTTTCCTTTTCTGCACATGGGTACTGTGGCAAGCATAACATTACTTAACTAGCTTTAGATGATGGTAGTCAGTCACTACAGTGCTTATGCCAAATAATGTATTCCTGGTATTAGGCCCAGGAACAATGAAAGGATATTTCCAAGTGGCTAAGACTTGGAAAGGGACTTGCAGGTAATATTGTTCCCATGTATCTGTGACTATGTATCTGTGTTTGAAAGGGTTATTGAATCAACATTAGTGAGTAAATGCAATGCACAGTATAGATGGTAGACAGTCTGCATTGTTAGTTAAATACATTCATCAAGTGGAAAATATTCGATCAGTGCTAACTTCCATTTGTCCCCACCCCGCATGAAGGATTGTGTTGAGATTCCAGCCACCAGAATATTTTCTGACTGCAGTCTTACTAAGAGTCTATGATGCTACACTTGCTAAAAAGTTTCTTTCGTATCAAAATCAGTTACTCATCTAATCTCAAATTCAGGTCTTTGGTCTGCACTTGTATCAAGGCTGCAATGCAGGTCAAGTGACAAAAAAAGCTAATAAAATCTGAACTAAAACTTAGTGAGCAAGTACAACTTAATCACATTTTCCATCTTTTTACTGATGCCTTatgcccgacgccagccccctaggcctgagtcaacgtagtagtagttaCTGATGATTAAGGTTAAATTTACCCTGCTAAGCATACATATACATTCAAAGGTTAGTTTTACAGTGATTTCCAACTTAAAACTCAATACATTATACTCAAGTGAATATGCAGAAGCAAAAAGTGGTGTGCACATTATTAATATCCTTTATTTAGTGATTTAAACACTGTCAAATGCCTATATTTTCAATAAGTAGCAGCTCCATTCTAAGAAATTGCAAGCATGGATCTTTGTTGTTAAAACAGGATGTCACATGGGCTGCTGTGTACTGAATGGGCCACATACAGCCCACAGGTTGAAGAACACCTGTTTAATGGGCAAAACTGAGCAGATGtataaagttccaagtaaatgcTTAAGGATGTGTTTCTGAGGGGGAAAAACAGCACTGGACGCAAAAAAGATTTTATTCCATCTATTAGCTTTGGAAAGGAATAATTTCAAATCTCTGAATTTAACAAGATTAATTAACTCAACCTCGTAAGCCCATTCAAACAGCAAAATGAAATTTTATTTAAATGATACCTTCACTATAAAATATCACAATGTACTTCACCATAAGGTTCAAATAACCAAGTGGCCTCCATATGCAAAACACTCTCCAGTAACATACAGAAAAATTCAAGGATCCAACGACTTACAATGTATTCCAGATATGGGTTCCCTTTACTTACAATATCCCTCATCTTGTTGGCAGAATTGTACCCCAAAGGACACTTATGCATACTGCTTTTAAGTAGGGAACACAACAGTAACCACACACTTGAAACCATGAACAGGCGAAGACAGAATAAAGTTATTCAAAATCATCTTGAGGATTATGTTCGAAAAATGTCATGTTCAAAAAATAAAGTTGAGGCAAAAGGAATCCAGCCCATTACAgacaatgggtgcaggagtaggccattcggcccttcgagccagcaccgccattcactgtgaccattgatgatcattcacaatcagtaccccgttcctgctttcttcccgtatcccttgactccgctataattaagagctctatcgaactctttcttgaaagcatccagagaattggcctccactgccttctgaggcagagcatcccacagatacacaactctctgggtgaaaaagttcttcaactctgttctaaatggcctaccccttattctcaaattgtggcctctggttctggactcccccaacatcagaaacatgtttcctgcctctagcatgtccaatcctttaataatcttatatgtttcatcagatcccctctcatccttctaaattccagtgtatacaagcccagtcgctctaatctttcaacatatgacagtcccgccatctccgaaattaacctcgtgaacctccgctgcactccctcaatagcaagaatgtccttcctcaaatttggagaccaaaactgtacacaattctccaggtgtggtctcaccagggccctgtacaactgcagaaggacctctttgctcctatactcaactccccttgttatgaaggccaacatgccattagctttcttcattgcctgctgtacctgcatgcttactttcagtgactgataaacaaggacaccaagatctctttgtacttcccctttccctaacttgacaccattcaaatagtaatctgccttcctgttcttgccaccaaagtggataacctcacaattatccacattaaactgcatctgccatgcatctgcccattcccccaacctgtccaagtcaacctgcattatctcaacatcctctgcacatttcacactgccacccagctttgtgtcatgtgcaaatttgttgatgttacttttaatcccttcatctaaatcattaatgtatattgtaaatagctgcggtcccagcaccgagccttgcggtactgccactctgaaagggacccgttaatccctactctttgtttcctgtctgccaaccaatttacgaTCATGTCAGTATCCTACccctaataccatgggctctaattttgcccactaatctcctatgtgggaccttatcaaaggctttttgaaagtccagatacactacatccactggctctccgttgtccattttcatagttacatactcaaaaaattccagaaggttagtcaagcacgatttccccttcataaatccatgctgacatggaccgatcctgttactgctatccaaatgtgctgctatttcatcctttataaattgactccagcatcttccccaccactgatatcaggctaactggtctataattctgtgttttctctctccctcctttcttaaaaagtgggataacagtagctaccctccagtcctctggaactgatcctgaatctatagaacattggaaaataattaccaatgtgtccaccaCTTCTAGagtcacctcctt
This genomic interval carries:
- the rras2 gene encoding ras-related protein R-Ras2 isoform X2; translated protein: MREQYMRTGEGFLLVFSVTDRGSFEEIYKFQRQILRVKDRDEFPMILVGNKADLEHQRQITTEEGLQLARQLKVTYMEASAKIRLNVDQAFHELVRVIRRFQEQECPPSPEPSRNEKDSSGCHCVLI